One Pseudomonas syringae CC1557 genomic window, TCTCGATGCCTTCGCCTACCTTGAAGTAGGTGAAAGAAACGATTTCAGCGCCGGCTTTCTTGGCCAGCTCACCGACCTTGACTTCCGGGTTCTTGACGAACGCCTGCTCAACCAGGCTGGCTTCTGCCAGGAACTTGGTGATACGGCCGCCAACCATCTTCTCGACGATTTCAGCAGGCTTGCCTTTGATCTTGTCTTCGTTCAGTTGCAGGAAGACATTCTTCTCGCGCTCGATCGCTTCGGCAGAAACTTCCGAAGGGAACAGGAACTCAGGGTTGCTCGCCGCTACGTGCATGGCGATGTCTTTAGCCAGATCGACGTCGCCGCCTTTCAGGGTCACAACCACACCGATCTTGTTGCCGTGCAGGTAAGTACCTACCACGTCACCTTCGATGCGCTTCAGACGACGAATGTTGACGTTTTCGCCAACCTTGCCGACCAGTACCAGACGTGCAGCTTCCTGAGCTTCGATCAGGGGAGCAACGTCGGTCATTTTGTCAGCAAAGGCTTTTTCGACACTGGCAGCGACGAAATTCTTGAAGTCGTCCTGCAGGGCCAGGAAGTCGGTCTGCGAGTTGACTTCGATGATGACAGCAGCCTTGCCGTCGTCCTTGATGGCGATGGCGCCTTCAGCAGCTACGTTGCCTGCTTTTTTGGCGGCCTTGATGGCGCCTGAAGCACGCATGTCGTCGATTGCTTTTTCGATGTCGCCGCCAGCCTTGGTCAAGGCCTTTTTGCAATCCATCATGCCTTCGCCGGTACGCTCGCGCAGTTCTTTGACCAACGCTGCAGTAATCTCTGCCATTTCAAAATCCTCTTGGATAGGTCTTCAACCATTCCACCCGGCTGGCCGGGCGTGCAATTCTTGAAAAATCAGGGTGGCAGCAACACATGACAACAAGGCCATGATTGCAAGCCGACAAATCATTTCCGAGGTGGCAAAAAGGGGGCTAAGCCCCCTTTTCGCGTACTGAGTAAACGCCAGGCGTTTTTACTCAGCCTTCTACAGCTGCTGCAGCCGGAGCTTCTTCGACGAAAACGTCGGTGCCGCCAGCAACATTGTTACGACCACGGATAACAGCGTCAGCCATCGAACCCATGTACAGCTGGATAGCGCGGATTGCGTCATCGTTGCCCGGGATGATGTAGTCAACGCCTTCTGGGCTGCTGTTGGTATCGACAACGCCGATAACCGGGATGCCCAGCTTGTTGGCTTCGGTGATCGCGATGCGCTCGTGATCAACGTCGATAACGAACAATGCGTCTGGCAGACCGCCCATGTCCTTGATACCACCCAGGCTGCGATCCAGTTTTTCCAGATCACGGGTGCGCATCAGGGCTTCTTTCTTGGTCAGCTTGGCGAAAGTACCGTCTTCAGCTTGTACTTCCAGCTCGCGCAGACGTTTGATCGACTGACGGATGGTCTTGAAGTTGGTCAGCATGCCGCCCAACCAGCGATGATCGACGTACGGCGAACCGCAACGTGCTGCTTCTTCAGCAACGATCTTGCCAGCGGAACGCTTGGTGCCGACGAACAGAATCTTGTTTTTGCCCGAAGCCAGGCGCTCAACGAAAGTCAAAGCTTCGTTGAACATAGGCAGGGTTTTTTCAAGGTTGATGATGTGAATCTTGTTACGCGCGCCGAAAATGTACTTACCCATTTTCGGGTTCCAGTAACGGGTTTGGTGACCGAAGTGGCAACCAGCCTTCAGCATATCGCGCATATTGACTTGGGACATGATAGTTCCTTGATAAGTCGGGTTAGGCCTCCACGTATCCCAATGACCAACCAGTGGCATCTGCCAAGGGCACCCAGGTCATCGTGTCGACACGTGTGTGGGTTTGTACTTCAAGGACGGACCTTGGAAAGCGGCGCATTTTATATCACAAAAGGGAAGAGAACGGAACTCCCATCAAGTTCTTGTTTTACTTTGCATTTAGCACCCTCTGGAATGAGCCATCGAATGCTGCAGGAATGCCTTATAGAAGGAAGCGATGATCACCCGGCGCAGACGGTCTGATAGAATTACGGCTTTGCGCACCAGCCGCGTGCCAGACACGTCGAGAGATTCTGTATGACCATCACCCTCAAAACTCCGGAAGACATCGAAAAGATGCGCATCGCCGGCCGTCTGGCCGCCGACGTTCTGGAAATGATCGCCCCCCATGTCAAGCCAGGCGTGACCACCGAAGAGCTCGACCGCATCTGCCATGACTATATCGTCAATGAACAGAAGGCGATTCCTGCTCCGCTGAATTACCGGGGCTTCCCCAAGTCGATCTGTACCTCGATCAATCAGGTGGTCTGCCACGGCATCCCGAGCGACAAGAAGCTCAAGGACGGCGACTCGCTGAACATCGACGTCACTGTTATCAAGGACGGCTACCACGGCGACACCAGCCGAATGTTCCATGTCGGCACCGTCCCGGTATGGGCCGAACGCCTGTCGAAAGTGACTCAGGAATGCCTGTACAAGGCCATCGAGATTGTCAAGCCGGGTACTCATCTGGGTGACATCGGCGCCGTCATCCAGAAACACGCGGAAAAGAACGGTTTTTCAGTGGTGCGCGACTTCTGCGGCCATGGCATTGGCAAAGTGTTTCACGAGGAGCCGCAGATCATGCACTTCGGCGAAGCAGGCACCGGCATCCAGTTGAAGGAAGGCATGACCTTCACCATTGAACCCATGATCAATCAGGGCCGCCCGGAAACCAAGATTCTTGGCGACGGCTGGACTGCGATCACCAAGGATCGCAAGCTTTCGGCGCAATGGGAGCACACGCT contains:
- the map gene encoding type I methionyl aminopeptidase — translated: MTITLKTPEDIEKMRIAGRLAADVLEMIAPHVKPGVTTEELDRICHDYIVNEQKAIPAPLNYRGFPKSICTSINQVVCHGIPSDKKLKDGDSLNIDVTVIKDGYHGDTSRMFHVGTVPVWAERLSKVTQECLYKAIEIVKPGTHLGDIGAVIQKHAEKNGFSVVRDFCGHGIGKVFHEEPQIMHFGEAGTGIQLKEGMTFTIEPMINQGRPETKILGDGWTAITKDRKLSAQWEHTLLVTADGYEIFTLRSDDTIAQRAP
- the rpsB gene encoding 30S ribosomal protein S2, whose protein sequence is MSQVNMRDMLKAGCHFGHQTRYWNPKMGKYIFGARNKIHIINLEKTLPMFNEALTFVERLASGKNKILFVGTKRSAGKIVAEEAARCGSPYVDHRWLGGMLTNFKTIRQSIKRLRELEVQAEDGTFAKLTKKEALMRTRDLEKLDRSLGGIKDMGGLPDALFVIDVDHERIAITEANKLGIPVIGVVDTNSSPEGVDYIIPGNDDAIRAIQLYMGSMADAVIRGRNNVAGGTDVFVEEAPAAAAVEG
- the tsf gene encoding translation elongation factor Ts → MAEITAALVKELRERTGEGMMDCKKALTKAGGDIEKAIDDMRASGAIKAAKKAGNVAAEGAIAIKDDGKAAVIIEVNSQTDFLALQDDFKNFVAASVEKAFADKMTDVAPLIEAQEAARLVLVGKVGENVNIRRLKRIEGDVVGTYLHGNKIGVVVTLKGGDVDLAKDIAMHVAASNPEFLFPSEVSAEAIEREKNVFLQLNEDKIKGKPAEIVEKMVGGRITKFLAEASLVEQAFVKNPEVKVGELAKKAGAEIVSFTYFKVGEGIEKPVDNFADEVAAQLAAAKQ